One genomic region from Zalophus californianus isolate mZalCal1 chromosome 2, mZalCal1.pri.v2, whole genome shotgun sequence encodes:
- the CCDC110 gene encoding coiled-coil domain-containing protein 110 isoform X5, which translates to MEKIHHFEESNTIHSTEEKFSSDIVNSLCQGIDIPSQIDFKDLLTQRTSTDNSASNIIMNPSENSDMLKNYNNLYSFLPHAPQNMMPQADRVILDKSKITEPFLKHGFCENLDDICHSIKQMKEELQKSHDRELALTNELQTLKTDTNVPRNGKYDLSPSHKEKINFIKEENIESNLNEDIKSKRISELEALVNKLLPFRETVSKFHVNFCRKCKRLSKSEMHRGKRNEKNSKEIPITGKTTTDLKFHSRVPRHTLSFFDPTKYEMKDKETQPLISKQGPIMFENEKTSKVNSVTEQCVAKIQYLQNYLKESMQIQKKVTELENKNLTLKTKIKPLVFTTQSLIQKIETYEKQLKNLVEEKNAIQSKLIKTEEDGKECLKELKKIISKYNVLVGQNKTLEEKNSQLSLEKQQMIETLDQLKSKEHKTQNDMAIVNNENNRMSIEMESMKTNILLIQDEKEMLEKKTYQLLKERSSLENELKENQLEIMQLKEKERLAKTEQETLLQIIETVKSEKLNLETTLQESIAARQMMEREIENIQTYQSTAEESFLKEIKNAKSEASIYKNSLSEMGSECEMLSKMVMEIKTDNQILKEELKKHSKENIKFENSISRLAEDKILLENYVRSIENERDTLEFEMRNLQRDYLNLSEKICSPQSDLSKKGYISRREKFHFDNCDTYEDTSGPRSRPLAPDLKGIPSQLYQLLPSKICK; encoded by the exons ATGGAGAAAATTCATCATTTTGAGGAGTCCAACACTATTCattcaacagaagaaaaattcagCAGTGATATTGTTAACAGTCTCTGTCAAGGTATAGATATTCCATCCCAGATAGATTTCAAGGACCTATTAACTCAGAGAACTTCAACAGATAATTCAGCTTCAAACATAATTATGAACCCTTCAGAAAATTCTGACATGTTGAAGAATTATAATAACCTTTATAGTTTTCTACCTCATGCACCTCAAAATATGATGCCTCAAGCTGATAGAGTAATTCTGGATAAATCCAAAATTACCGAGCCTTTCCTCAAGCATGGATTTTGTGAAAATTTAGACGATATCTGCCATTCTATCAAACAAATGAAGGAAGAACTACAAAAGTCACATGATAGAGAACTGGCACTTACAAATGAACTTCAAACTTTAAAAACTGATACAAATGTTccaagaaatggtaaatatgacCTGTCCCCCAgtcacaaggaaaaaattaactttattaaggaagaaaatatagaaagtaacttaaatgaagatataaaatcaaagagaaTTTCAGAATTAGAAGCATTAGTAAACAAATTACTACCATTCAGGGAAACAGTGTCAAAATTCCACGTGAATTTTTGCAGGAAATGTAAAAGGTTATCCAAGAGTGAAATGCAcaggggaaagagaaatgagaaaaacagtaaGGAAATTCCTATCACTGGCAAGACTACTACAGATTTAAAATTCCATTCCAGAGTTCCAAGACATACATTGTCATTCTTTGACCcaacaaaatatgaaatgaaagacaaagaaacacaaCCACTAATATCAAAACAAGGACCAATAAtgtttgaaaatgagaaaacatccAAAGTCAATTCTGTTACTGAGCAGTGTGTTGCAAAAATTCAGTACTTACAGAATTACCTAAAAGAATCTATGCAGATACAGAAAAAAGTAACAGAACTGGAGAATAAAAATCTAACCCTTAAGACCAAAATAAAACCTCTTGTGTTTACTACACAGTCTCTGATACAGAAAATTGAAACATATGAAAAGCAACTTAAGAATTTGGTTGAAGAAAAGAATGCTATTCAGTCCAAGTTGATTAAAACAGAAGAAGATGGTAAAGAATGTcttaaagaattgaaaaaaataattagtaaatatAATGTTCTTGTAGGACAAAATAAAactctagaggaaaaaaatagtcaaCTTTCTTTGGAGAAGCAacaaatgatagaaacattagatcaACTAAAAAGTAAGGAACACAAAACTCAAAATGATATGGCCATagtcaataatgaaaataatcgAATGAGTATAGAAATGgaatcaatgaaaacaaatattctattgatacaagatgaaaaggaaatgctagagaaaaaaacataccAGCTTCTAAAGGAAAGAAGCTCACTTGAAAATGAACTGAAGGAAAACCAACTAGAGATAATGCagctaaaagagaaagaaaggttgGCAAAAACTGAACAAGAGACACTTCTTCAAATAATAGAAACAGTTAAAAGTGAAAAACTTAACCTTGAAACAACATTACAAGAATCCATTGCTGCTAGACAAATGatggaaagagaaattgagaataTCCAAACATACCAATCCACTGCAGAGGAGAGTttcctgaaagaaattaaaaatgcaaaatcagaAGCAAGTATTTATAAGAATAGTTTGTCAGAAATGGGCAGTGAATGTGAAATGTTATCAAAAATggtaatggaaattaaaacagacAATCAGATTctaaaagaagaactaaaaaaacatagtaaagaaaatataaaatttgaaaacagcaTCAGTAGACTTGCAGAAGATAAAATACTTTTAGAAAACTATGTAAGAAGTATAGAAAATGAAAGGGATACCTTAGAATTTGAGATGCGGAATCTTCAAAGAGATTATTTAAATCTAAGTGAAAAAATCTGTAGTCCACAGAGTGACCTATCAAAAAAGGGTTATAtttcaagaagagagaaattcCATTTTGACAACTGTGATACTTATGAAGACACCTCTGGTCCTAGGAGTAGGCCTTTGGCTCCTGATTTGAAAG gaattCCAAGTCAACTGTATCAATTGCTTCCATCCaagatatgtaaataa